The Bicyclus anynana chromosome 13, ilBicAnyn1.1, whole genome shotgun sequence region AAAGAAGGTTCTGTAGCTTACACAACACAAATACTTGAAAAACATATATGTTtgttggacatttttaaaatattccaaTCTTGTAAACCACCTGTGGAATTATTATTGGAATATTTACCAAGACTTTTACCAAGGCCATATTCTATAGCTAATAGTAATAAtgaaagaattatcaaaatctgtTTCTCTGTTATCTGTATTGGTAATAATAGAAAAGGCTTAACCACTGGATGGTTAGAAGACATTATTACGGAACATTATGGAAACAGTATAgaagaaaaaatgaaaaatattgatataaatgataagaaaatcaaaattcctatttatataagaaagaacacaaataatttttatttaccagATGATATAGGAAcaccaataattttaataggacCAGGAACTGGAATTGCGCCTTTTATAGGGTTTCTTGAAGAAAGACAAAATGTAAAGGCAAATAATCCAGAAGCCAATTTGGGTAGAACTTGGTTGTTTTTTGGCTGTAGAAACCCAAATCTAGATTTTATATATGAAGaagaattgaataattttatttcaaatggtGTTCTAAACAAATTGTGTACATCATTTTCGAGATATGGCAACACTGAAAATTGTTATGTGCAGGTTAGtcactttgtaattttttaaccaaCTATACTTAAAGAACCACCATTCAAAATGtttatgcatattttttttttagtttaatgggtTCAAAAGGGTTAGACCTCACAAGCTGTAAAGGCAGTTAAACaaagttgttttttaaaaattaattccaTTCAAGGTGAGAAGAAATTTTAGGATGTCTGCTTTCAGTGACATATGCAAGCAAAAATGGCTTGCCAATTTGCCTGTTACCTTTTAGCTAGACAGACTACCTAaggttaattaattaggtacccTAATATCTCTCTTctactacaatttcacctgatggtaagtgatgatgcaatctaagaatgaagcgggctaacttgttaggaggagcatgaaatccacacccttttccgtttctacacgacatcgtaccggaacgctaaatcgcttggcggtacgtctttgctggtagtgtggtaccatcattatcaacccatattcggctcactgctgagctcaagtctcctctccgaatgagaggggttgggcctaTAGTTCaccacgcacgcagagaatcaggaaaattccctggtatgcaggtttcatcactgAATAATAATCTCttttaatattctattttaGGATGCCATTAAACTAAATGGTGAAGAAGTTGCAAAATTATTAATGCAAGGAGCTCGTGTCTATGTTTGCGGAGATATCAAGAAAATGGCGGAATCGGTCAGAGAGGCGATAGAGGAATGTATAGCTACGCATGGCGACGAGGCAAGCGCTCACGACTTCGTAGCCAATATGATAAAAGAGaaaaagtatataaatgatATATGGAATTAATATTGACACCtagataattatgtaaataataaatttatttatttattaaagcgtttatttttattgagaactagcggacgcccgcgacttcgtccgcgtgaaactctatgtaaagtttcaactacctctaccctacccttaccctgcccctaccctacgttaaattttcctgaattttctttgctataaacctcacggagcccgagaccttttcaacgaatgcaaaaccgtggaaatcggttcgtgcgttctggagtgcgtcaggaaggaaaaccccaactttaattttttttattataaaaagtatcctatgtccttctcctggctctaaactacctccctgccaattttcagctaaatcggttcagccgttcttgagttataagtggagtaactaacacgactttcttttatacagggtgattcggtctttagtgcggatattttttttcgtggttctgtatcattaatagaatataaatctacaaacagttcgatacattttatgtaattttttttttaatttatgtctctaaaataacaaaataatgtacatattattactaaacaagatatattcagcttaaaagtgatctggtgacgttctttaggtatcaaacgaaaataaaataaacgcacaatagggtgaccctaaaattctgttcaaaagtaaataactttagctaacgataattttgttatttttgagttaaaaaaaaaagaaaaaatacgtgatcattaaattttgtttatgtacaaaatataaaaatatccgcactaaaaaaattttcttcctgtatatatagATTTCCATTTGGTCGTAGAATTACTACTTACTGacagtttcaaaagtgctcTAAAGTTCCACATACTTTTCTGACTGGTACCTGGTGGTCTAAACCACAGAATATACTGGTTACTGGAACTGGCTTAGCGGTGGTCgcaattttgttttgttgtctGTGTCTACTTTATTGTTGTTTacagtatattttattgttattttagtttagtagttttatttatttaattaatgaataacatacaatgatgaatgatataGTAAAAGGTGTATACATAAACTTAGGTATTAAAGTAACTTCATAAATAATGCCTAAAGCATTATGAAGTGGTGCGCAAACAATATACCAAGCGATAACAACGACACCctcgttataaacccatattgggctcactgctgagcttgagtctcctctcggaatgaagaaatttctctggtatgcaggtttccttacgatgtttttccttcaccgtaaacataaaaaatgaaaaacaactgaaaagttggaggtgcatgccccggaccatattcgaacccacaccctccggaattggaggcagaggtcatatccactggcatATCACAACAACACCCTCACCGGGTTAGATAATTTTGTGGTACTCTTTAGAGGcttgaaacaaaaataattttatttgattaaacatgtaaaaaataaacagaaaggGCCGAAagaaaatgatgaaaaaaaaccaCACGAatcatttacaaaaataatttaataggcaaatctctaataataaaatgttaaaaaagtgTCATTGGTGTATATTATAACCTTATTCACTAAGCGATCTAGCTTCGAAAAGTTAACACAATGTTCGTTGTGCGGCGATGCGTATGCCACAGACTAAACGAAAATAGATGGAAATGAAGTTGGTTAAGTTTCCTGGGTTGTGCACAATGTCACAAAATTGGCAAAGGTAGAAAGTAGAACAACTTTACATTGTTCTGTTTGCacaaattgatttaattttttaaaatagttcgATACATAATCTAGCGCACAACGTGCGTTTTAGGgtaatttaataagtttttatcGAACGCTAATTGGACAACCAAACTTACCAAACATTGCCCATTacgttacgagtaggtacaaaatCATTAGACAGGATCATGTAAACTAGACCCAACGTTTATAAGCACTTAGCACGTCGATGAAATTCTAAATTGTAATAGTCATATGATGATATTGCTGATCTGATCTAATAAATATCATAACTTTTATACATCTTTTTGTTTAGTCTGTGGCGTTGAACTAACATTAGTTAATACAAACTATAACTAATTATTCAAAGCAGGCACTCTTGGTGGAGGGTATTCCATTACCAATTATTCTTTTCAGATACCTATTTTTTACTTCAATTCCATTATTTTTCGTAACGTTCTTAATCGAAA contains the following coding sequences:
- the LOC112058113 gene encoding methionine synthase reductase → MVVSPHFQDLFECLNESEVLHLPTLKEKALKINFTDSADEIHTVYKGQEPQLPFAASEVFQAPIHSWRRLTAVDEGCKAVYELSLDVKDSDLNFRPGDTIGIIPQNLQSEVDSVLKHLHIEHEAGRKYTILTDTSQKGTRIPPHVPIESTLRHVLTYCVDLRGILKKLFLLALSRYTKEANEKRILEYFSSKEGSVAYTTQILEKHICLLDIFKIFQSCKPPVELLLEYLPRLLPRPYSIANSNNERIIKICFSVICIGNNRKGLTTGWLEDIITEHYGNSIEEKMKNIDINDKKIKIPIYIRKNTNNFYLPDDIGTPIILIGPGTGIAPFIGFLEERQNVKANNPEANLGRTWLFFGCRNPNLDFIYEEELNNFISNGVLNKLCTSFSRYGNTENCYVQDAIKLNGEEVAKLLMQGARVYVCGDIKKMAESVREAIEECIATHGDEASAHDFVANMIKEKKYINDIWN